One stretch of Accipiter gentilis chromosome 20, bAccGen1.1, whole genome shotgun sequence DNA includes these proteins:
- the RNF152 gene encoding E3 ubiquitin-protein ligase RNF152, producing METLSQDSLLECQICFNYYSPRRRPKLLDCKHTCCSVCLQQMRTSQKDLRCPWCRGITKLPPGYSVSQLPDDPEVIAVIAIPHTSEHTPVFIKLPSNGCYMLPLPLSKERALLPGDIGCRLLPGSQQKSLAVVTIPAEQQPLQGGLPAEGGAEEPDRRGVVKSSTWSGVCTVILVACVLVFLLGIVLHNMSCISKRFTVISCG from the coding sequence ATGGAGACCCTGTCCCAGGACTCTCTGCTGGAGTGCCAGATTTGCTTCAACTACTACAGCCCCCGCCGGCGGCCCAAGCTGCTGGACTGCAAGCACACCTGCTGCTCCGTGTGCCTGCAGCAGATGAGGACCAGCCAGAAGGACCTGCGTTGCCCCTGGTGCCGCGGGATCACCAAGCTGCCGCCGGGGTACTCCGTGTCGCAGCTGCCCGATGACCCCGAGGTGATCGCCGTCATCGCAATCCCCCACACCTCGGAGCACACCCCCGTCTTCATCAAACTCCCCAGCAATGGGTGCTACATGCTGCCCTTGCCCCTCTCCAAGGAGAGGGCGCTACTGCCGGGAGACATTGGCTGCCGCCTCCTGCCCGGCAGCCAGCAGAAGTCCTTGGCGGTGGTGACGATCCCGGCGGAGCAGCAGCCACTGCAGGGTGGCCTTCCAGCCGAGGGGGGAGCAGAGGAGCCGGACCGGAGAGGCGTTGTGAAAAGCTCCACCTGGTCGGGGGTTTGCACTGTGATCCTGGTGGCCTGCGTCCTGGTCTTTCTCCTGGGCATCGTCCTCCACAACATGTCATGCATTTCCAAGCGCTTCACGGTGATCTCCTGcggctga